The Oncorhynchus nerka isolate Pitt River linkage group LG24, Oner_Uvic_2.0, whole genome shotgun sequence genome has a window encoding:
- the si:dkey-85n7.8 gene encoding COX8 domain-containing protein, whose amino-acid sequence MVMALKGVPQAASLVRAKMVLQDRRSSIYSKPPKTKIGPGQSFFIMSVFAVGMLAPAGWIMHHIPEYRQRPRPSSRPS is encoded by the exons ATGGTCATGGCCCTGAAGGGGGTCCCCCAGGCAGCGTCTCTGGTACGGGCTAAAATGGTCCTGCAAGACAGGAGGTCCAGCATCTACAGCAAGCCACCCAAGACCAAGATCGGACCTGGG CAAAGCTTCTTTATCATGTCCGTCTTTGCTGTCGGCATGCTTGCTCCGGCCGGCTGGATCATGCACCACATCCCAGAGTACCGCCAAAGACCACGTCCGTCATCAAGACCGTCGTAA